The following are from one region of the Denitrobacterium detoxificans genome:
- the rpsM gene encoding 30S ribosomal protein S13 encodes MARLVGVDLPRDKRIEVGLTYIYGIGLTTSKKILAETGVDPDIRVKDLGEDDLAKIRDYINANLTVEGDLHREVSQNVKRLMEIGCYRGLRHRRGLPVRGQRTHTNARTRKGPRKQIGGKKK; translated from the coding sequence ATGGCACGTCTTGTTGGTGTCGACCTCCCTCGCGACAAGCGCATTGAAGTCGGCTTGACCTACATCTACGGCATTGGACTCACCACGTCCAAGAAGATCCTCGCCGAAACCGGCGTTGACCCCGATATCCGCGTGAAGGATCTGGGCGAAGACGATCTGGCGAAGATTCGCGATTACATCAACGCAAACCTCACGGTAGAGGGCGACCTGCACCGCGAAGTTTCCCAGAATGTAAAGCGCCTCATGGAAATCGGTTGCTACCGTGGCCTGCGTCATCGTCGTGGCCTGCCCGTTCGCGGTCAGCGCACCCACACGAACGCTCGTACCCGCAAGGGTCCTCGCAAGCAAATCGGCGGCAAGAAGAAGTAG
- the rpsD gene encoding 30S ribosomal protein S4 — MAVNRTPVLKRCRQLGIDPVVLGYSGKESKRQPKRRRKESEYGMQLREKQKAKFIYGVLEKQFRGYFRRAKSMPGITGENLMAILESRLDNIVFRLGFARTRKEARQAVTHGHITVNGRRVDIPSYRVRPGDLVAVAPKAKELLVIKSALVSNERVQVPAWLEVDIEKLQGSVLNLPTRDQIDLDINEQLIVELYSK; from the coding sequence ATGGCAGTGAACAGGACTCCGGTTCTGAAGCGTTGCAGGCAGCTGGGTATCGACCCTGTCGTGCTGGGCTATTCCGGCAAGGAATCCAAGCGCCAGCCGAAGCGCCGCCGCAAGGAATCCGAATACGGCATGCAGCTCCGTGAAAAGCAGAAGGCCAAGTTCATCTATGGCGTTCTCGAAAAGCAGTTCCGCGGTTACTTCCGTCGCGCCAAGAGCATGCCCGGCATCACGGGTGAGAACCTCATGGCTATCCTGGAAAGCCGTCTGGACAACATCGTCTTCCGTCTGGGCTTTGCCCGTACGCGTAAGGAAGCTCGCCAGGCTGTAACGCACGGTCACATCACCGTGAACGGCCGTCGCGTCGACATCCCCAGCTACCGCGTGCGTCCCGGCGATCTCGTTGCCGTTGCCCCCAAGGCCAAGGAACTCCTGGTCATCAAGAGCGCTCTCGTCTCCAACGAGCGCGTTCAGGTGCCCGCTTGGCTCGAGGTTGACATCGAGAAGCTGCAGGGTAGCGTACTGAACCTTCCCACCCGCGATCAGATCGATTTGGACATCAACGAACAGCTCATCGTCGAACTTTACTCCAAGTAA
- a CDS encoding shikimate kinase produces MAVKRHHAGGYDLSKQVYFVGFMGAGKTTVSGYLATTLGLPSIDADEYLELLEDRVIADIFAEDGEDYFRDLETEYLEDLSQRSPRFIGTGGGVVKRACNVDIMKKYGFIIYLGVTADEASSRIPNTDSRPLFKDIETARRTVLEREPLYEAAADAYVNTTGRTVQDICAEVKQILIDNGVLIEEC; encoded by the coding sequence ATGGCTGTGAAGCGACATCATGCGGGCGGTTACGACCTGTCCAAGCAGGTGTATTTCGTCGGCTTCATGGGTGCCGGCAAGACCACCGTTTCGGGCTACCTGGCCACCACGCTGGGCCTTCCCTCCATCGACGCCGACGAATACCTCGAGCTCCTGGAAGATCGCGTCATCGCCGACATCTTCGCTGAAGATGGGGAAGACTACTTCCGCGACCTGGAAACGGAGTACTTGGAAGACCTCTCGCAGCGCAGCCCGCGCTTCATCGGCACGGGTGGTGGCGTGGTGAAGCGCGCCTGCAACGTCGACATCATGAAGAAGTACGGCTTTATCATTTACTTGGGCGTTACCGCCGACGAAGCATCGAGCCGTATCCCCAATACCGATTCGCGCCCCCTGTTCAAGGACATTGAAACTGCGCGTCGCACGGTGCTCGAGCGCGAGCCGCTCTACGAGGCCGCAGCCGACGCCTACGTGAACACCACGGGCCGCACGGTTCAGGACATTTGCGCCGAAGTGAAGCAAATCCTCATCGATAATGGAGTTTTGATAGAGGAGTGCTAA
- the rpsK gene encoding 30S ribosomal protein S11, whose product MAQKKNVRARIKRSERKNITVGAAHIKSTFNNTIVSITDPQGNVISWQSAGTVGFKGSRKSTPFAAQMAAEAAAKTAMEHGLKKVSVFVKGPGSGRETAIRSLQAAGLEVSSIQDCTPIPHNGCRQRKRRRV is encoded by the coding sequence GTGGCTCAGAAGAAAAACGTGCGCGCACGCATCAAGCGCTCCGAGCGTAAGAACATCACCGTTGGCGCCGCGCATATCAAATCTACGTTCAACAACACGATTGTCAGCATCACCGATCCTCAGGGCAATGTGATTTCCTGGCAGTCTGCTGGCACGGTCGGCTTCAAGGGCTCTCGTAAGTCCACGCCGTTCGCCGCTCAGATGGCTGCAGAGGCTGCTGCCAAGACCGCTATGGAGCACGGCCTGAAGAAGGTTTCCGTGTTCGTTAAGGGTCCTGGTTCCGGCCGCGAGACCGCTATCCGCTCCCTTCAGGCTGCGGGTCTGGAAGTCTCCAGCATTCAGGATTGCACCCCGATTCCGCACAACGGTTGCCGTCAGCGCAAGCGTCGTCGCGTTTAA
- a CDS encoding amino acid ABC transporter ATP-binding protein, whose amino-acid sequence MISVKNLSKSFGETDVLKDINLEIGDDEIVAILGPSGTGKSTLLRCMNYLCEPTTGTVSIDDVVVDAAHRKRADVRVLRRKTAMVFQDYHLFKNKTAVQNVMEALVTVWKRPKAEARETAMALLEKVGMADRADFYPSKLSGGQQQRVAIARALAVHPQVLLFDEPTSALDPELVGEVLATIRQLAQERDFAMVIVTHEVEFARQVADRVIFMDGGSVVVDGTPEQIIEHPSDPRLQKFLSYVSRGGAAPSKQPEAEVAQPTFATDDF is encoded by the coding sequence ATGATTAGCGTGAAGAACCTCTCCAAGTCCTTCGGTGAAACCGACGTTCTGAAGGACATCAACTTGGAAATCGGCGACGACGAGATCGTGGCCATCCTGGGCCCTTCGGGTACGGGCAAGTCTACGCTGCTGCGGTGCATGAACTATCTTTGCGAGCCCACTACGGGTACCGTTTCCATTGACGATGTTGTCGTGGATGCCGCGCACCGCAAGCGCGCCGACGTGCGCGTCCTGCGCCGCAAGACGGCCATGGTGTTTCAGGATTATCACCTGTTCAAGAACAAGACGGCCGTGCAAAACGTCATGGAGGCCCTGGTCACCGTATGGAAGCGCCCCAAGGCCGAGGCGCGGGAAACCGCTATGGCCCTGCTGGAAAAGGTGGGCATGGCCGACCGTGCCGACTTCTACCCCTCGAAGCTTTCGGGCGGTCAGCAGCAGCGCGTGGCCATCGCTCGTGCGCTTGCGGTGCATCCGCAGGTGCTGCTGTTCGACGAGCCCACGAGCGCACTCGACCCCGAGCTGGTGGGCGAGGTGCTGGCGACCATTCGCCAGCTGGCGCAGGAGCGTGATTTTGCCATGGTAATCGTCACGCATGAGGTGGAATTCGCTCGCCAGGTGGCCGATCGCGTGATATTCATGGATGGAGGGTCCGTCGTTGTCGACGGAACTCCCGAGCAGATCATCGAGCATCCTTCCGACCCGCGTTTGCAGAAGTTCCTGTCATACGTGAGCCGCGGGGGCGCTGCTCCCTCCAAGCAACCCGAGGCCGAGGTGGCACAGCCCACCTTCGCAACGGACGATTTCTAG
- the rpmJ gene encoding 50S ribosomal protein L36, whose translation MKVRPSVKKMCDKCKIIRRHGKVLVICENPRHKQRQG comes from the coding sequence ATGAAGGTACGTCCTTCGGTCAAGAAAATGTGCGACAAGTGCAAGATCATCCGACGCCATGGCAAGGTCCTCGTTATCTGCGAGAATCCGCGCCATAAGCAGCGTCAGGGCTAG
- a CDS encoding double-cubane-cluster-containing anaerobic reductase codes for MGQVQQAVLPKTFEEYNEQRKASFLRVKDFKEAGGRLVGYLCSYTPLEVIDAAGAAAVGLCGTSNETVSIAETVLPSNLCPLIKSTFGFALADKCPFTYFSDLIVGETTCDGKKKMYELLADMKPVHVLHLPAGRTRELEAEQWRAEVRYFKEELERIFGITITDDDLRAAVRRRNRLRRAQTALFQVQRHVPAPLGGVEVMSTLAAGSFSFDIEEYAQKLEGLVEDAQKRAEAGFAPEGIAPGAKRILLTGCPSGGLINKVGRTIERNGGVIVCLDDCSGERTTCMEIDPDAPDILDAIADRYLDINCSVMTPNNGRMEHTCRQLDAYQVDGVIDVILTACHTFNIESTLMQRAVEDAGVPYMKVEVDYSEADMGQLETRLAAFIEML; via the coding sequence ATGGGTCAGGTGCAGCAGGCGGTATTGCCCAAGACGTTCGAAGAATACAATGAGCAGCGCAAGGCTTCGTTTTTGCGCGTGAAGGATTTTAAGGAAGCAGGCGGTCGCTTGGTTGGCTACCTGTGCTCGTATACGCCGCTTGAGGTCATCGACGCAGCTGGAGCGGCTGCCGTGGGCCTGTGTGGCACGTCGAACGAAACGGTCTCCATTGCCGAGACGGTGCTGCCGTCGAACTTGTGCCCGCTCATCAAGTCGACGTTCGGGTTTGCCCTGGCCGACAAGTGCCCCTTTACGTACTTTTCCGACCTCATCGTGGGCGAAACCACCTGCGATGGCAAGAAGAAGATGTACGAGCTTCTGGCTGATATGAAGCCAGTTCACGTGCTGCATTTGCCCGCTGGTCGTACGCGCGAGCTGGAAGCCGAGCAGTGGCGCGCCGAGGTGCGCTACTTCAAGGAAGAGCTCGAGCGCATCTTCGGCATCACCATTACGGACGACGATTTGCGCGCTGCCGTGCGTCGTCGCAACAGGCTGCGCCGTGCGCAGACGGCCCTATTCCAGGTGCAGCGTCATGTACCCGCGCCTCTGGGCGGCGTTGAGGTCATGAGTACGCTTGCCGCGGGCTCGTTCAGCTTCGATATCGAGGAATATGCTCAGAAGCTGGAGGGCCTGGTGGAAGACGCCCAGAAGCGCGCCGAAGCAGGTTTTGCGCCCGAAGGAATTGCCCCTGGTGCGAAGCGCATCCTGCTCACGGGCTGTCCGTCGGGTGGCCTCATCAACAAGGTCGGCCGCACCATCGAGCGCAACGGCGGCGTGATCGTATGCCTGGACGATTGCTCGGGCGAACGCACGACCTGCATGGAGATCGACCCAGACGCGCCCGATATCCTGGATGCCATCGCCGACCGCTACCTGGACATCAACTGCTCCGTCATGACGCCGAATAACGGGCGCATGGAGCACACGTGCCGTCAGCTGGACGCATACCAGGTAGATGGCGTAATCGATGTCATCCTCACCGCTTGCCATACGTTCAATATCGAGAGCACGCTCATGCAGCGCGCCGTGGAAGACGCTGGCGTGCCGTACATGAAGGTCGAAGTGGATTATTCGGAAGCCGACATGGGCCAGCTTGAAACGCGCTTGGCGGCTTTCATCGAGATGCTGTAG
- a CDS encoding glycosyltransferase family protein → MNIHWIIPTRVGPGSGGTRTIAQVAEELGKNNSVTISVANEAYEPEEVQGVLRDSYGMQNAIVVAKEDIPSSLDVVVATAWNTVSEALNTPARARAYFVQDFEPWFMPMGYDQIQARLTYSQDLRMVTIGRWLPVKLQQEANGKAEPFDFCVDSSIYHRLDSTRERAICVVLQPEKPRRCHELLLQALRIVKHHDPSIHIYSYGSGVPLDDVETADAIDTQLGLLPVKELASLYNRCGVGVCCSSSNPSRIPFEMMACGLPVVDLHMENNLYDLPSDATSLAYPDPASMAEAILGLFADDNKRQRMSEAGFAFMAERTIEREKAMAAELIEKIGSGAFAAQSTQEKKYLVEGVRASSELYREATIVTKLHEQAVRERLEARQSEEARIAEAAAAGTSDSPATFGIRRCIRHFLKKG, encoded by the coding sequence ATGAACATCCACTGGATCATACCCACGCGCGTAGGCCCCGGCTCGGGCGGAACGCGCACGATTGCCCAAGTTGCAGAGGAGTTGGGAAAGAACAACTCCGTCACCATCTCCGTGGCAAACGAAGCCTACGAACCCGAAGAGGTTCAGGGGGTTCTGCGCGACTCATACGGCATGCAAAACGCAATTGTCGTAGCCAAGGAAGACATCCCCTCATCGCTTGACGTCGTAGTCGCTACCGCCTGGAACACCGTCAGCGAGGCCCTGAACACGCCAGCTCGCGCGCGAGCATACTTCGTTCAGGACTTCGAGCCCTGGTTCATGCCCATGGGATACGACCAGATACAAGCACGACTCACCTATTCGCAGGACCTCCGCATGGTCACCATTGGCCGCTGGCTGCCCGTAAAGCTGCAGCAAGAGGCCAACGGCAAGGCGGAGCCCTTCGATTTCTGCGTAGACAGCTCCATTTACCACCGACTAGATTCCACGCGCGAACGAGCAATCTGCGTAGTGCTGCAGCCCGAAAAGCCTCGTAGATGCCACGAATTGCTTCTGCAAGCACTGCGCATCGTAAAGCACCACGACCCGAGCATTCATATCTACTCGTACGGAAGCGGCGTTCCGCTCGACGATGTGGAAACTGCCGACGCCATCGACACCCAGCTTGGCCTGCTGCCCGTCAAAGAGCTTGCAAGCCTGTACAATCGCTGCGGCGTTGGCGTGTGCTGCAGCTCTTCCAACCCGTCGCGCATCCCGTTCGAAATGATGGCATGCGGCTTGCCGGTTGTTGACCTGCACATGGAGAACAACCTGTACGACTTGCCCTCAGATGCCACGTCGCTCGCCTACCCCGACCCCGCCTCCATGGCGGAAGCCATTCTTGGGCTCTTCGCCGACGACAACAAGCGTCAGCGCATGTCCGAAGCCGGCTTCGCATTCATGGCGGAACGCACGATCGAACGCGAGAAGGCAATGGCAGCCGAACTCATCGAGAAGATCGGAAGCGGAGCCTTTGCCGCGCAAAGCACGCAGGAAAAGAAATACCTCGTCGAAGGCGTACGCGCATCCAGCGAGCTGTACCGCGAGGCCACGATCGTCACAAAGCTGCACGAACAGGCCGTGCGCGAGCGTCTTGAGGCAAGGCAGAGCGAGGAAGCGCGCATCGCGGAAGCAGCGGCCGCAGGAACGAGCGATTCACCTGCAACGTTTGGCATTCGCCGATGCATCAGGCATTTCTTGAAGAAGGGATAA
- a CDS encoding DNA-directed RNA polymerase subunit alpha has product MTEFMRPTITTEEVSDTVARFVVEPLERGYGYTLGNSMRRVLLNSLDGAAATAIQIDGVQHEFTTAEGVIEDITDIVLNVKGLVFSAFAEDATEATARISVEGPCTVTGADLEVPTEFTLVNPEHVIATVADGGQLDMTVRIGVGRGYVVADRNKRTEDPIGIIHVDSLFSPVRRCALNVTDTRVGQSTDYDKLVLEVETDGSISPVDAVCQAANIINQYMGAFLSLNETDEEEEGEVPSIFAPEGEETNAELDKQIEDLDLSVRSYNCLKRAGIHAVRQLVEYSENDLLNIRNFGAKSIEEVKDKLISMGLNLKQ; this is encoded by the coding sequence ATGACAGAGTTCATGAGGCCTACAATCACTACGGAAGAAGTCAGCGATACCGTTGCTCGTTTCGTGGTCGAACCGCTTGAGCGTGGTTATGGCTACACGCTAGGTAACTCCATGCGTCGCGTCTTGCTGAATTCGCTCGACGGTGCTGCTGCTACGGCTATTCAGATCGATGGTGTTCAGCATGAGTTCACCACCGCTGAAGGCGTAATCGAAGACATTACCGACATCGTCCTCAACGTGAAGGGGCTGGTCTTCAGCGCCTTCGCCGAGGACGCCACCGAGGCTACCGCTCGCATTTCCGTCGAGGGTCCCTGCACCGTTACCGGTGCCGACCTGGAAGTGCCCACGGAGTTCACGCTGGTGAACCCCGAGCACGTCATCGCGACGGTTGCCGACGGCGGTCAGCTGGACATGACGGTTCGCATTGGCGTTGGTCGCGGCTACGTTGTGGCCGACCGCAACAAGCGTACCGAGGATCCCATCGGTATCATCCATGTCGATTCGCTCTTCTCCCCTGTGCGTCGTTGCGCTCTGAATGTTACCGACACGCGTGTTGGCCAGAGCACCGATTACGACAAGCTGGTTCTGGAAGTCGAAACCGACGGTTCGATTTCGCCGGTTGATGCAGTATGCCAGGCGGCTAACATCATCAACCAGTACATGGGAGCATTCCTTTCCCTGAACGAGACCGACGAGGAAGAGGAAGGCGAAGTGCCCTCCATCTTCGCTCCGGAAGGCGAAGAAACGAATGCCGAGCTCGACAAGCAGATTGAGGATCTGGACCTCTCCGTCCGCTCCTACAACTGCCTGAAGCGCGCTGGCATCCATGCGGTGCGTCAGCTGGTCGAATATTCCGAAAACGACCTGCTCAACATTCGCAACTTCGGCGCCAAGTCTATCGAAGAAGTGAAAGACAAGCTCATTTCCATGGGCCTCAATTTGAAGCAATAG
- the infA gene encoding translation initiation factor IF-1 produces MEEPLSKEDVIELEGTVTEALPNAMFKVELENGHTILAHISGKMRMHYIKILPGDKVTVELSVYDLERGRITYRFK; encoded by the coding sequence ATGGAGGAACCTTTGAGCAAAGAAGACGTCATCGAACTTGAGGGCACCGTAACGGAGGCTCTGCCGAACGCAATGTTCAAGGTAGAGCTGGAAAACGGCCACACTATCTTGGCTCACATTTCCGGCAAGATGCGCATGCATTACATCAAGATTCTGCCGGGCGACAAGGTAACGGTCGAGCTTTCTGTCTACGACCTCGAACGCGGTCGCATCACGTATCGTTTCAAGTAA
- a CDS encoding diacylglycerol/lipid kinase family protein: MHQAFLEEGINPKRAVKHPSATIVAMQNILLIANPAAQSGRAANAARDAGAMLHAATGANVRLETTQRSHHAETLAQEAAHYDAVVTLGGDGVVHETINGLMRLPEELRPALGVIPAGTGNDYARSLDMPKNPARAIERIARNEARWVDLGQVNNTYFMETLSFGLDAAIAIETVERRKHTNKSGTALYAECGFNQIAHHLDAHAWTASFDGGVPVSSSSITFAVQVGPYYGGGFRICPDASIDNGRFDVCIAHPPLGRAKAAFIFVRAKNGKHTGFQCMEMRTCKKLHVEFEVTPPAQMDGEQIVARVYDVSILPHALRVL; encoded by the coding sequence ATGCATCAGGCATTTCTTGAAGAAGGGATAAATCCGAAGCGCGCTGTAAAGCACCCTTCCGCTACAATAGTCGCCATGCAAAATATCCTGCTCATAGCAAATCCCGCCGCACAAAGCGGACGTGCAGCCAACGCAGCGCGCGACGCAGGGGCAATGCTGCACGCTGCAACGGGCGCAAACGTACGCTTGGAGACAACGCAGCGTTCGCACCATGCGGAAACGCTCGCACAAGAAGCCGCACATTACGACGCGGTGGTCACGCTGGGAGGCGACGGGGTCGTCCATGAAACCATCAACGGCCTCATGCGCCTGCCTGAAGAGCTGCGGCCCGCGCTGGGCGTTATTCCCGCTGGCACGGGCAACGACTATGCACGCTCGCTGGACATGCCCAAAAACCCCGCGCGCGCCATCGAGCGCATTGCGCGCAACGAGGCACGCTGGGTCGATTTGGGCCAGGTAAACAACACCTACTTCATGGAGACGCTCTCGTTTGGTCTCGACGCTGCCATCGCCATCGAGACGGTGGAACGTCGCAAGCATACGAACAAAAGCGGTACGGCCCTCTACGCGGAATGCGGATTCAATCAGATAGCCCACCATCTTGACGCACATGCTTGGACGGCATCGTTCGACGGCGGCGTGCCCGTGAGCAGCTCATCGATTACCTTTGCCGTGCAGGTGGGCCCCTATTATGGTGGCGGCTTCCGCATCTGCCCCGACGCAAGCATCGATAATGGGCGCTTCGACGTATGCATCGCGCATCCCCCGCTGGGCAGGGCAAAGGCGGCATTTATATTCGTGCGCGCCAAAAACGGGAAGCACACCGGATTCCAGTGCATGGAAATGCGTACGTGCAAGAAGCTGCACGTCGAATTCGAAGTAACGCCACCCGCCCAGATGGACGGCGAGCAAATCGTAGCGCGCGTCTACGACGTAAGCATACTCCCCCACGCGCTCCGCGTGCTGTAA